A region of uncultured Carboxylicivirga sp. DNA encodes the following proteins:
- a CDS encoding response regulator has translation MSTDALNNSLVQNWGDKVILVVEDVDTNKIFFDAALRKTNAKILWAKDGKEAITLFQENRIDLVLMDLQLPIMDGYTATREIKAINSEIPVIAQTAHVMSGEREKCLEAGCDDYLAKPIRLQILMDTLSKYLNK, from the coding sequence ATGAGTACGGATGCATTAAACAATTCACTGGTTCAGAACTGGGGAGACAAAGTGATTTTAGTTGTTGAAGATGTTGACACCAATAAAATATTTTTTGATGCTGCACTTCGAAAAACCAATGCCAAAATTCTATGGGCAAAAGATGGCAAAGAGGCTATCACACTGTTCCAGGAAAATAGAATTGATTTAGTCTTGATGGATCTTCAACTTCCTATTATGGATGGCTACACTGCTACCCGTGAAATAAAAGCTATTAATTCTGAAATACCAGTTATTGCACAAACAGCACATGTAATGTCTGGCGAAAGAGAAAAATGTCTGGAAGCAGGTTGTGATGATTATCTGGCCAAGCCAATCCGACTGCAGATTCTTATGGATACGTTATCAAAATACTTAAATAAATAA
- a CDS encoding OmpA family protein — protein MKYLIISVLLGIVTCWSVNAQSGQKGKWSLHTKSKKAVALFASAEEMYSKDKLDESVKLLDDAIDKDPEFIEAYLLKADIYFRTSQHKKEIDCISKAIQVDSMYFVSAFYNMGVAQFNIGEYAAVEGWMNRYIEKVRSQQSKNKARAYIQRAKFAAKAVSDPVEILPINMGDHVNSLYDEYWPSISADGQKLVYTVLVPRDTLAFMNSSLQKNSLNFREDFYTSEYVDSVWTMREAVYSVNTDGNEGAQTLSADGNWMFFAACGRDDSKGSCDLYFSKRTRDGWTKPVNIGGPVNSPFWESQPSFSADGRTLFFVSSRPGGIGKKDIWKATLQGYKKDGTPFFGDLENLGSNVNTPRDENSPFIHHDNQTLYFSSDGWPGMGKMDLFLTRQNKEGVWSEPVNLGYPLNTAADEIGLVLNAKGDMGYFSSDGKHNGQDSKDLYQFVMPKRIRPVPSAYVKGRVFDKETHKQLSAFLKITDLAKGKTAMYAESTDFSGEFLFCLPLGNEYGLNVEKEGYLFYSSHFNVNDVSSVENPQILDVYLSRIQPGERIVLRNVFFETDSYILKEESSLELDNVVRLLKINSTVKAEIGGHTDNIGTAAYNMDLAQKRAREVYNYLVSKGVKAEQLKYKGYGFNQPVDTNETEEGRANNRRTEVKIL, from the coding sequence ATGAAATATTTAATCATTTCAGTTTTGCTGGGTATTGTTACCTGTTGGTCTGTTAATGCTCAATCCGGTCAAAAGGGTAAATGGAGTTTACATACAAAATCTAAAAAGGCTGTTGCCTTATTCGCTTCAGCAGAAGAGATGTACAGCAAGGATAAACTCGACGAGTCGGTAAAGCTTTTGGATGATGCAATTGATAAGGATCCGGAGTTTATTGAGGCTTATTTATTAAAGGCTGATATTTATTTCAGAACCAGTCAGCATAAAAAAGAAATTGATTGTATAAGCAAAGCCATACAGGTTGATAGCATGTACTTTGTTTCGGCTTTTTATAATATGGGTGTTGCCCAATTTAACATTGGAGAGTATGCTGCTGTTGAAGGCTGGATGAACCGATATATTGAGAAGGTGCGAAGTCAGCAGTCGAAAAATAAAGCCCGAGCATATATTCAGAGGGCTAAGTTTGCTGCTAAAGCTGTTTCTGATCCGGTTGAGATTCTTCCTATAAATATGGGTGATCATGTAAACAGTTTGTACGACGAATATTGGCCAAGCATCAGTGCCGACGGTCAGAAACTGGTTTATACAGTGCTGGTGCCACGAGATACTTTGGCTTTTATGAACAGTTCTCTGCAAAAGAATTCATTAAATTTTAGGGAAGATTTTTATACTTCGGAATATGTCGACAGTGTATGGACCATGCGTGAGGCTGTTTACTCAGTTAATACCGATGGTAATGAAGGTGCGCAAACCCTAAGTGCCGATGGCAACTGGATGTTTTTTGCAGCCTGTGGACGAGACGATAGCAAAGGAAGCTGTGATTTGTATTTCTCGAAACGAACTCGTGATGGCTGGACAAAACCGGTTAACATTGGTGGCCCGGTTAATTCTCCTTTCTGGGAGTCGCAACCCAGTTTTTCAGCAGATGGAAGAACCCTGTTTTTTGTTAGCAGCCGCCCTGGTGGAATAGGTAAAAAAGATATTTGGAAGGCTACACTACAGGGATACAAAAAAGATGGGACACCTTTCTTTGGTGATCTTGAGAACCTGGGAAGCAATGTTAATACGCCAAGAGATGAGAATTCTCCGTTTATTCATCACGATAATCAAACCTTATATTTTTCTTCTGATGGATGGCCCGGAATGGGGAAGATGGATCTGTTCCTGACTCGTCAGAATAAAGAAGGAGTGTGGTCGGAACCTGTAAACTTAGGATATCCTTTAAATACTGCTGCCGACGAAATTGGACTGGTGTTAAATGCGAAAGGAGATATGGGTTATTTTTCTTCTGATGGTAAGCATAATGGTCAGGATAGTAAAGATCTGTACCAGTTTGTAATGCCTAAACGAATCAGGCCTGTTCCATCGGCCTACGTTAAGGGGCGTGTGTTTGATAAAGAGACCCATAAACAACTTAGTGCTTTTCTGAAAATAACAGATCTGGCAAAGGGTAAAACAGCTATGTATGCCGAATCTACTGATTTTTCAGGTGAATTTCTTTTTTGTCTTCCATTGGGAAATGAGTATGGACTAAATGTAGAGAAAGAAGGTTACCTGTTTTATTCGAGTCATTTTAATGTGAATGATGTCAGTTCGGTTGAGAATCCTCAGATATTAGATGTTTACCTGAGCCGTATCCAGCCGGGCGAACGTATTGTGCTCAGGAATGTATTCTTTGAAACAGACTCTTATATATTAAAGGAAGAATCGAGTCTCGAGTTGGATAATGTGGTTCGTTTACTAAAGATTAATTCCACAGTAAAGGCTGAAATTGGAGGACATACTGATAATATTGGAACAGCTGCTTACAATATGGATTTAGCGCAGAAACGTGCCAGAGAGGTATATAATTACCTGGTAAGTAAAGGAGTGAAAGCGGAACAATTGAAATACAAAGGATATGGATTTAATCAGCCTGTAGATACCAATGAGACGGAAGAGGGAAGAGCTAATAACAGGCGAACGGAAGTGAAGATATTGTAA
- a CDS encoding lysophospholipid acyltransferase family protein has translation MKKIGYWLYQPYKFLIFIPLFLVFSLLFSILAASFSILINPRVGSFWGASWAKFTGYITPMFVTVKGRENIDKNQSYVIVANHQSGYDIFLLYGWIGIDFRWIMKKELRKAPAIGYASYKVGHIFLDRSSPRAAMESINEAKQRLINGTSVVIFPEGTRSGSNKMSSFKKGAFKIAFELDLPILPVTLVNTHKIYNKGFNLLPGSVEMHIHKPINTSEYHDRQDELRELTRETIASALTHKKVEVLTPVG, from the coding sequence ATGAAAAAGATTGGTTATTGGCTTTATCAACCCTATAAATTCTTAATATTTATACCTTTATTTTTGGTTTTTAGCCTGCTGTTTTCGATTCTGGCTGCCTCTTTTTCAATCTTGATTAATCCCAGGGTAGGCAGCTTTTGGGGAGCTTCGTGGGCAAAATTCACAGGTTATATAACCCCAATGTTTGTTACTGTAAAGGGTAGGGAAAATATTGATAAGAACCAATCGTATGTAATAGTAGCCAATCATCAGAGCGGATATGATATTTTTCTGTTGTATGGATGGATCGGTATTGATTTCAGGTGGATCATGAAAAAAGAACTGCGTAAGGCTCCTGCCATAGGATATGCAAGTTATAAGGTAGGACATATATTTCTGGATCGATCATCACCAAGGGCTGCAATGGAGTCAATTAACGAAGCCAAACAGAGACTAATCAACGGAACATCTGTTGTTATTTTTCCGGAAGGCACCCGAAGTGGATCAAACAAAATGAGTAGTTTTAAGAAAGGCGCATTTAAAATAGCATTTGAACTTGACTTACCTATATTACCCGTTACACTGGTTAATACCCACAAAATCTATAACAAAGGATTTAATCTTTTACCCGGTTCAGTGGAAATGCATATTCATAAACCCATCAATACATCTGAATATCACGATCGACAAGATGAGTTACGGGAGTTAACCCGTGAAACAATTGCCTCGGCATTAACTCATAAGAAAGTTGAGGTTCTAACACCTGTGGGTTAA
- a CDS encoding YkgJ family cysteine cluster protein — MECRANCGACCIVPSISSPIPGMPKGKPAGVKCVNLSDDFSCKIFGHPDRPGVCGGFTAEKLVCGDTQKDAFKILSELEGITVNVNDFNN, encoded by the coding sequence ATGGAATGTAGAGCAAACTGTGGAGCCTGTTGTATTGTGCCAAGCATATCTTCGCCCATCCCGGGCATGCCTAAGGGTAAACCTGCCGGGGTTAAATGTGTGAATTTAAGCGATGATTTTTCCTGTAAAATTTTCGGTCATCCTGATCGACCAGGCGTATGTGGTGGTTTTACTGCCGAGAAATTGGTTTGTGGAGATACCCAAAAAGATGCCTTCAAAATTCTTTCCGAGCTGGAAGGAATTACCGTAAATGTGAATGACTTCAATAATTAG